The following coding sequences lie in one Aquipuribacter nitratireducens genomic window:
- a CDS encoding helix-turn-helix domain-containing protein, translated as MARHIHELLGDLPRRLSVPQVAELLGVREPTVYRWLRDGEIPAYKVGSTWVILRDEVCDHLEVRHNRHGAQA; from the coding sequence ATGGCGCGACATATCCATGAGCTGCTGGGGGACCTCCCGCGCCGGCTCTCGGTCCCTCAGGTCGCTGAGCTGCTGGGGGTACGTGAGCCGACCGTCTACCGCTGGCTTCGCGACGGAGAGATCCCCGCGTACAAGGTTGGGTCGACGTGGGTCATCCTTCGTGACGAGGTCTGCGACCACCTCGAGGTGCGGCACAACCGGCACGGAGCCCAGGCGTGA
- a CDS encoding M23 family metallopeptidase — MVLDPDGVPLGGVAGYDGEQLANAAAIVTAGGALGVPARAQLIAVMTAMGESGLRVLDYGDAVGPDSRGLFQQRDNGAWGSYADRMDPLISSTNFYRALLAVDGWESLPPTIAAHRTQRNADPYHYERYWAAAVEVVAALSGAVPASSCGPLRPGNITTDGWIKPATGRLSSPFGYRIHPITGVRKLHSGMDIAASCGTPIYAAGPGQVVRAGPASSYGTLVVIDHGGGVLTRYAHMYNEDVLVSVGTPVAAGTAIGRIGSNGMSTGCHLHFEVQRGGEFVDPVPFLRALGVVL; from the coding sequence GTGGTCCTTGATCCGGACGGCGTGCCGCTGGGAGGCGTCGCCGGCTACGACGGTGAGCAGCTGGCCAACGCCGCAGCCATCGTGACTGCCGGCGGGGCGCTCGGCGTCCCTGCCCGAGCGCAGCTCATCGCCGTCATGACGGCAATGGGCGAGTCCGGTCTGCGCGTCCTCGACTACGGCGACGCGGTCGGGCCGGACAGCCGAGGGTTGTTCCAGCAGCGTGACAACGGCGCGTGGGGGAGCTACGCGGACCGGATGGATCCGCTGATCTCGTCCACGAACTTCTACCGCGCCCTGCTGGCTGTCGACGGGTGGGAGTCGCTGCCACCGACGATCGCCGCGCACCGCACCCAGCGGAACGCGGACCCGTACCACTACGAGCGGTACTGGGCCGCCGCTGTCGAGGTGGTGGCAGCGCTGAGCGGGGCAGTGCCGGCGAGCAGCTGCGGACCGCTGCGTCCGGGCAACATCACGACGGACGGCTGGATCAAGCCGGCGACCGGGCGGTTGAGCAGCCCGTTCGGGTACCGCATCCACCCGATCACCGGCGTGCGGAAGCTCCACAGCGGCATGGACATCGCGGCCTCGTGCGGGACGCCCATCTACGCGGCCGGACCAGGCCAGGTAGTGCGCGCAGGGCCGGCCTCCAGCTACGGCACGCTCGTCGTCATCGACCACGGCGGCGGGGTGCTCACTCGCTACGCGCACATGTACAACGAGGACGTCCTCGTCAGCGTCGGGACGCCGGTCGCCGCCGGGACCGCGATCGGACGGATCGGCAGCAACGGCATGAGCACCGGCTGCCACCTGCACTTCGAGGTCCAGCGCGGCGGCGAGTTCGTCGACCCGGTGCCGTTCCTGCGGGCGCTCGGTGTGGTGCTGTAG
- a CDS encoding MAB_1171c family putative transporter, with product MSFLIVGPTLVLWAAVIARARRLADPSRRDLWWALLCCAVASTLNMPVVAAAVDVEAAPANVSQMLKHVFVVAAAWLSYEVVRGLTKDLPQARKGRAARRSLAALVVLLLVALFVLSPADRQVANFTAAYGDEPVIGAYWMVFLGALGVALASVGRLAWWYRHKTAPGGLRTGMSLVTVGVAAGLIYVALKVLYVAARLSGTPEQALAGSERTVTPVLLALSIVGIVTGVMWPALIERWPLRQVHAAYQYARLRRLWVEVTTAAPEVSLERTLSDEATTGASRRFTRRHEAELLLFRRLVEILDGLLVLDQYVPPAQETAVRRQVARDVPARMRSSVEERALLELAMDARATGAAPASPRQCRASGDLTPMQEVHRLRAVDAARRAARPVVATVRAERVDSSTGHSTT from the coding sequence GTGAGCTTCTTGATCGTCGGTCCGACGCTGGTCCTCTGGGCTGCCGTCATCGCCCGCGCCCGGCGGCTTGCAGACCCTTCGCGGCGGGACCTGTGGTGGGCCCTCCTCTGCTGTGCCGTCGCCAGCACGCTCAACATGCCGGTCGTGGCGGCCGCCGTCGATGTCGAGGCGGCGCCGGCCAACGTCAGCCAGATGCTCAAGCACGTCTTCGTGGTCGCGGCCGCTTGGCTGTCCTACGAGGTCGTGCGGGGCCTGACGAAGGACCTGCCTCAGGCGCGGAAGGGGCGTGCAGCGCGGCGGTCCTTGGCCGCTCTCGTCGTCCTCCTTCTGGTCGCGCTGTTCGTGCTCAGTCCGGCCGACCGGCAAGTCGCCAACTTCACCGCGGCCTACGGCGACGAGCCCGTCATCGGTGCCTACTGGATGGTGTTCCTCGGCGCGTTGGGCGTCGCCTTGGCGAGCGTCGGTCGCCTGGCCTGGTGGTACCGCCACAAGACGGCACCGGGGGGACTGCGGACGGGCATGTCGCTCGTCACGGTGGGCGTGGCGGCCGGGCTCATCTACGTCGCACTCAAGGTGCTGTACGTGGCTGCCCGGCTTTCCGGAACCCCTGAGCAGGCTCTCGCCGGCTCCGAGCGGACCGTGACTCCCGTGCTCCTCGCCCTCTCGATCGTCGGCATCGTTACTGGTGTGATGTGGCCCGCCCTCATCGAACGCTGGCCGCTGCGACAGGTGCATGCGGCCTACCAGTACGCGCGACTGCGCCGGCTCTGGGTCGAGGTCACGACCGCCGCCCCAGAGGTGTCGCTAGAGCGCACGCTGTCTGACGAGGCGACGACGGGCGCCTCCCGCCGGTTTACCCGACGGCACGAGGCTGAGTTGCTGCTCTTCCGCCGGCTGGTGGAGATCCTCGACGGGCTGCTGGTGCTCGATCAGTACGTGCCCCCGGCTCAGGAAACTGCAGTCAGGCGCCAGGTCGCGCGGGACGTGCCGGCACGAATGCGCTCGTCCGTGGAAGAGCGCGCACTCCTCGAGCTGGCGATGGACGCTCGCGCGACCGGCGCCGCCCCCGCGTCACCACGACAATGTCGTGCCTCTGGTGACCTCACGCCCATGCAGGAGGTGCACCGGTTGAGGGCTGTCGACGCGGCGCGGCGGGCCGCCCGACCGGTCGTCGCCACGGTCAGAGCTGAGCGGGTCGACTCTTCAACGGGACACTCGACGACGTGA
- the dndC gene encoding DNA phosphorothioation system sulfurtransferase DndC, with protein sequence MITSLPIRPRSAFDDLGFAGTVDALVAQTQELYRADGVPWVIGYSGGKDSTAVLQIVWQALQGLQPEQRTKPVHVISTDTLVENPVVAAWVTHSLEVMAEEAAAQGLPLTPHRLTPTVTDTFWVNLIGRGYPAPRPKFRWCTERLKIKPSNAFIRDMVRSHGEAILVLGTRKAESSGRHARMAALESRRVRDLLSPNDSLPNCLVYSPVENWSNDDVWTFLMQTPNPWGYSNKELLTMYQGASPDGECPLVVDASTPSCGDSRFGCWTCTLVEKDKSMSAMIQNDEEKEWMLPLLELRNELDVADDRHLRDFRRMNGSVQLFHDKTIPGPYKQSAREDWLRRLLEAQAWIRENGPDYVRSLDLITTAELEEIRRIWVVDKHEFEDHLPGIYEAAIGAPYPGKLLDEHLPLGADMISSLQEVVGEDRLHFELVRELLDIEQRHRSQVRRAGLFESLEKALRKGFYDDEADATMRAQKRKAALERVPAEHDRSPDPLDLADGYARPTATAGPTS encoded by the coding sequence ATGATCACCAGTTTGCCGATCCGGCCGCGCTCGGCATTCGACGACCTCGGCTTCGCCGGGACCGTCGATGCTCTAGTTGCCCAGACGCAGGAGCTCTACCGCGCAGACGGCGTGCCTTGGGTCATCGGCTACTCCGGCGGCAAGGACTCGACCGCGGTGCTTCAGATCGTCTGGCAGGCGCTGCAGGGCCTCCAGCCGGAGCAGCGCACCAAGCCCGTGCACGTCATCAGTACGGACACGCTGGTCGAGAACCCCGTGGTGGCGGCCTGGGTGACGCACTCGCTCGAGGTGATGGCCGAGGAAGCGGCGGCCCAGGGGTTGCCGCTGACGCCCCACCGCCTGACGCCGACGGTGACTGACACGTTCTGGGTCAACCTCATCGGCCGCGGCTATCCGGCACCGCGACCGAAGTTCCGCTGGTGCACCGAGCGCCTCAAGATCAAGCCGTCCAACGCCTTCATCCGCGACATGGTGCGCTCGCACGGCGAGGCCATCCTGGTGCTCGGCACCCGCAAGGCGGAGAGCTCAGGCCGCCATGCTCGAATGGCAGCGCTGGAGTCGCGCCGCGTGCGCGACCTGCTGAGCCCCAACGACTCTCTGCCCAACTGCCTGGTCTATTCGCCAGTGGAGAACTGGTCGAACGACGACGTCTGGACCTTCCTGATGCAGACGCCCAATCCATGGGGGTACTCCAACAAGGAGCTGCTGACCATGTACCAGGGCGCGTCGCCCGACGGCGAGTGCCCGCTGGTGGTCGATGCCAGTACGCCGAGCTGTGGCGACAGCCGTTTCGGCTGCTGGACCTGCACGCTCGTCGAGAAGGACAAGTCGATGTCGGCGATGATCCAGAACGACGAGGAGAAGGAGTGGATGCTGCCGCTCCTCGAGTTGCGTAACGAACTGGACGTCGCTGATGACCGACACCTTCGCGACTTCCGTCGGATGAACGGCTCGGTGCAGCTGTTCCACGACAAGACGATCCCTGGCCCGTACAAGCAGTCCGCCCGAGAGGACTGGCTGCGCCGTCTCCTCGAGGCGCAGGCTTGGATTCGAGAGAACGGCCCCGACTACGTCCGCTCTCTCGACCTGATCACCACCGCCGAACTCGAGGAGATCCGCCGGATCTGGGTCGTCGACAAGCATGAATTCGAGGACCACCTGCCGGGGATCTACGAGGCTGCCATCGGTGCGCCCTACCCCGGCAAGCTACTCGATGAGCACCTTCCGCTGGGCGCCGACATGATCAGCTCGCTCCAGGAAGTCGTCGGTGAGGATCGGCTGCACTTCGAACTCGTCCGCGAGCTGCTCGACATCGAACAGCGGCACCGCTCCCAAGTACGACGTGCGGGACTCTTCGAGTCGCTGGAGAAGGCCCTGCGCAAGGGGTTCTACGACGACGAGGCCGACGCCACCATGCGCGCCCAGAAGCGGAAGGCCGCCCTGGAACGCGTCCCGGCAGAGCATGATCGATCGCCGGATCCCCTCGATCTAGCAGATGGTTACGCCCGCCCGACGGCGACGGCGGGGCCCACCTCGTGA
- a CDS encoding helix-turn-helix domain-containing protein, with protein MADDATPRSLASKLDHLFASVRSRGADEPTYREVAAAIADQGGPTISPSYIWQLRTGLKDNPTLKHLQALARYFGVETAYFFDDAAAERIDAELALLTAMRDAGVRSVALRAAGLSPESLGLVRDVIDGARRLEGESRRRGGGRPQPSDDTPGDVSHSDG; from the coding sequence ATGGCCGACGACGCGACCCCTCGCTCCCTCGCCTCCAAGCTCGACCACCTCTTCGCGAGCGTCCGCTCCCGCGGAGCCGACGAGCCGACCTACCGCGAGGTCGCGGCAGCCATCGCCGACCAAGGCGGCCCGACGATCTCCCCGTCGTACATCTGGCAGCTGCGCACGGGGCTGAAGGACAACCCCACGCTCAAGCACCTGCAGGCGCTCGCCCGGTACTTCGGTGTGGAGACGGCCTACTTCTTCGACGACGCCGCAGCCGAGCGCATCGACGCCGAGCTCGCGTTGCTGACCGCCATGCGCGACGCCGGCGTTCGGTCGGTGGCTCTTCGCGCCGCCGGATTGTCGCCGGAGAGCCTCGGTCTGGTGCGTGATGTCATCGACGGTGCACGACGTCTTGAAGGCGAGTCGCGGCGACGTGGCGGCGGTCGTCCACAGCCCTCTGACGACACTCCTGGCGACGTGTCACACTCTGATGGGTAA
- the dndA gene encoding cysteine desulfurase DndA has protein sequence MTVATPLDTSASGAPDEHRPVYLDHAATAPVDPRVVDEVVTYMSYEFGNAGSRTHGYGQVAKERVNRAREEVAAVVTAKSDEVIFTSGATESNNLAILGLAAYGKSTGKRHIISTQIEHKAVLEPLEVLRSEGFEIELLAPTEGGWVSPATVAAALRPDTLLVSVMAVNNETGVVQPIEEIAELLAGHDAFLHVDAAQAVGKLIAPLQTKRIDMLSISGHKIGAPKGIGALIARRRGYKRPPLTPLMYGGGQERGLRPGTLPVPLVAGLGAASTLALKEAKQRSASAGAIKQALVEGLLALGANINGDPKRTVANTLNVSIPGVDSEAAIVALKDVVAVSNGSACTSQSYQPSHVLQASGLPRERIEGALRFSWGPATTEVPVQLIIERLKGLARA, from the coding sequence ATGACAGTAGCGACACCCCTGGACACGTCGGCTAGCGGAGCGCCCGACGAGCATCGCCCGGTCTACCTCGATCACGCCGCGACGGCTCCGGTCGACCCCCGCGTGGTTGACGAGGTCGTGACCTACATGTCGTACGAGTTCGGCAACGCCGGCAGCCGGACGCATGGCTACGGCCAGGTCGCAAAGGAGCGAGTCAACCGAGCGCGCGAGGAGGTCGCCGCGGTCGTGACGGCGAAGTCCGACGAGGTGATCTTCACCAGCGGTGCTACCGAGAGCAACAACCTGGCCATCCTCGGCCTGGCGGCATACGGGAAGTCGACGGGCAAGCGACACATCATCTCGACCCAGATCGAGCACAAGGCCGTCCTCGAGCCGTTGGAGGTGCTACGCAGCGAGGGCTTCGAGATCGAGCTGCTGGCACCCACCGAAGGAGGCTGGGTCTCGCCTGCGACTGTGGCGGCCGCGCTTCGGCCAGACACACTCCTGGTCTCCGTCATGGCGGTCAACAACGAGACCGGTGTCGTGCAGCCGATCGAGGAGATCGCGGAGTTGCTGGCCGGGCACGACGCCTTCCTTCACGTCGACGCAGCCCAGGCAGTCGGAAAGTTGATCGCCCCACTGCAGACCAAGCGGATAGACATGTTGTCCATCTCCGGACACAAGATCGGCGCGCCGAAGGGCATCGGAGCACTCATCGCCCGGCGTCGCGGCTACAAACGCCCACCACTGACTCCACTCATGTACGGGGGTGGCCAAGAGCGCGGACTTCGCCCCGGCACCTTGCCGGTACCGCTCGTCGCTGGGCTTGGGGCGGCATCGACCTTGGCTCTGAAGGAGGCGAAGCAGCGGTCCGCCTCAGCCGGGGCGATCAAGCAGGCTCTTGTCGAGGGTCTCCTTGCCCTCGGCGCGAACATCAACGGCGACCCGAAGCGGACGGTGGCGAACACGCTCAATGTGTCGATCCCAGGCGTCGACTCGGAGGCCGCCATCGTAGCGCTGAAGGACGTGGTCGCCGTCTCGAACGGGTCCGCCTGCACTTCACAGAGCTACCAACCCAGCCATGTCCTGCAAGCTTCGGGACTGCCCCGCGAGCGCATCGAAGGGGCGCTCCGGTTCTCTTGGGGGCCCGCCACAACAGAAGTCCCGGTGCAGCTCATCATCGAGCGGCTGAAGGGACTTGCGCGCGCTTGA
- the dndB gene encoding DNA sulfur modification protein DndB: MVKVSAIVEAASSHSTSARPGGFEYVFPAIRGVQAGREYYVTMWPLRLIPKLFLFDEEELPPEMRAQRTLNKARVPEMARYIVDNSDSYVFSALTASVNADVRFTPLVNDGGVADRVGTLAIPMDARFVINDGQHRRAAIARALEENPDLSDETIAIVMFIDVGLSRCQQMFADLNRHAIRPAKSIGVLYDHRDPLSTVAKQAVLKSPLFSDITEMETSNLAARSRKLFTLSAFYTADRALLEGIEEESVERRIELTVEYWRAVAKQFPTWEQVHRGDVRAGEVRRDFIHSHGIVLHALGKVGNTLVRQNLTPSTWEKKLSRLSGIDWHRNNSAVWEGRATVGGKVTKGASNVLLTTALIREVLGLPLPPEEQRAEDAFKRGEK, from the coding sequence GTGGTGAAGGTGTCGGCGATCGTGGAGGCGGCCAGCAGTCACTCGACCAGTGCCCGTCCAGGGGGGTTCGAGTACGTCTTTCCGGCGATCCGGGGCGTTCAGGCGGGGCGCGAGTACTACGTGACGATGTGGCCACTGCGGCTGATCCCAAAGCTCTTCCTCTTCGACGAGGAGGAGTTGCCACCGGAGATGCGTGCCCAGCGGACGCTCAACAAGGCCCGCGTGCCGGAGATGGCGCGCTACATCGTGGACAACTCCGACAGCTACGTCTTCTCGGCGCTGACCGCCTCGGTGAATGCCGACGTTCGGTTCACGCCGCTGGTCAACGACGGCGGGGTGGCCGATCGCGTGGGCACTCTAGCCATCCCGATGGACGCCAGGTTCGTGATCAACGACGGGCAACACCGCCGTGCGGCGATCGCGCGGGCGCTGGAGGAGAATCCTGACCTCAGCGACGAGACTATCGCCATCGTCATGTTCATCGACGTTGGGTTGAGCCGGTGCCAGCAGATGTTCGCCGACCTGAATCGGCATGCCATCCGCCCCGCCAAGTCCATCGGGGTTCTCTACGACCACCGCGATCCGCTCTCGACGGTGGCCAAGCAAGCCGTCCTGAAGTCGCCCTTGTTCAGCGACATCACCGAGATGGAAACCAGCAACCTAGCTGCGCGCTCGCGCAAGCTGTTCACGCTGTCGGCCTTCTACACGGCCGACCGGGCGCTGCTCGAGGGTATTGAGGAAGAGTCGGTCGAGCGGCGCATCGAATTGACCGTGGAGTACTGGCGCGCCGTCGCGAAGCAGTTCCCCACTTGGGAACAGGTGCACCGCGGCGACGTCCGCGCCGGCGAGGTCCGGCGGGACTTCATCCACAGCCACGGCATCGTGCTGCACGCGCTCGGGAAGGTCGGCAACACGCTGGTCCGGCAGAACCTGACGCCCTCGACGTGGGAGAAGAAGCTTTCGAGGCTGTCAGGCATCGACTGGCATCGCAACAACTCGGCCGTATGGGAGGGCCGCGCCACGGTCGGCGGGAAGGTTACCAAGGGCGCCTCAAACGTCCTGCTTACCACCGCCTTGATCCGTGAGGTCCTGGGCCTACCGCTGCCCCCCGAGGAGCAGCGCGCCGAAGACGCCTTCAAGCGAGGAGAGAAATGA
- a CDS encoding phosphatidic acid phosphatase, protein MSVVEAEPVNRRQRAARLLTEVFSPAHLAIVLPPVVGAQAGGLIAFAYGCLAALFTGVIPYAFLLWAVRGGRIGDRHVRQRRQRFLPLGFGVVSVIVGLTLLVLLEDAPRDLLALVLAMLAGLVVTVAITAVWQISIHTGVAAGTVVILMLTFGWGSVLAWPLVVATGWARAVLNDHTVAQVVAGAAVGAAVAGFAFSTLR, encoded by the coding sequence GTGAGCGTGGTCGAGGCAGAGCCGGTGAACCGTCGGCAGCGCGCCGCGCGTCTGTTGACCGAGGTGTTCTCCCCTGCGCACCTTGCCATCGTCTTGCCGCCCGTCGTGGGGGCCCAGGCGGGCGGGCTGATCGCCTTTGCCTACGGCTGCCTGGCCGCGTTGTTCACGGGCGTCATCCCGTACGCGTTCCTGCTGTGGGCGGTGCGGGGCGGCCGGATCGGCGACCGGCACGTCCGGCAGCGGAGGCAGCGGTTCCTGCCCCTCGGCTTCGGCGTCGTATCCGTGATCGTCGGACTCACCCTCCTGGTGCTGCTAGAGGACGCTCCGCGCGACCTCCTCGCGCTGGTGCTGGCCATGCTGGCCGGCCTGGTCGTCACAGTGGCCATCACGGCGGTCTGGCAGATCTCGATCCACACCGGCGTCGCCGCGGGGACGGTAGTCATCCTCATGCTGACGTTCGGATGGGGAAGCGTGCTCGCCTGGCCGCTGGTGGTGGCGACAGGGTGGGCAAGGGCGGTCCTGAACGACCACACGGTGGCTCAAGTGGTCGCGGGTGCAGCCGTTGGAGCAGCAGTGGCGGGCTTCGCGTTCTCGACGTTGCGCTAG
- a CDS encoding SCO6880 family protein translates to MAVAETTSTRPRTYGNWRRPTTPGLLGMGALGTLVLFVGLVSLIITWFTGGFRATVPTAVLFASALALLALRDRHGATAAERLGRWGLWRIGRRRGLHLYRSGPQSSAPWGTYQLPGLLAPSQLSEWTDSWGRPFALLRVPSTGHYSVVFATEPDGASLVDAEQVDLWVAQWGAWLASIGSEAGLVGASVTVETAPDSGSRLKQEVEKQAAADAPAVALAMLSEVVTRYPEGSATIRAWVTLTFSAAPRPGARRRTAAEVGRDLASRLPVVSQGLLATGAGGVRPVGAQELCEFVRVAYDPSTALTLDEARHDRSVPELRWSDVGPTATEATWSTYRHDSAVSVTWAMTAPPRGEVYSSVLHGLLNPHPDVDRKRVTLAFRPLDAARAARIVEIDKRAADFRATVSDRPSARAISEQRSAAATAAEEALGAGLVDFSLLVTATVADEDRLPDAIAAIDMLSASARLQLRPMYGSQDVGFAASLPLGLVLPAHSALPTSIRSAL, encoded by the coding sequence ATGGCAGTCGCTGAGACGACGAGCACCCGCCCACGCACGTACGGCAACTGGCGGCGCCCGACCACACCGGGACTGCTCGGCATGGGCGCGCTCGGCACGCTCGTGCTCTTCGTCGGGCTCGTCAGCCTCATCATCACGTGGTTCACGGGGGGCTTCCGCGCGACGGTCCCGACGGCAGTTCTGTTCGCGTCGGCTCTTGCGCTGCTCGCCCTCCGGGACCGCCACGGCGCGACGGCAGCCGAGCGGCTCGGACGGTGGGGGCTGTGGCGGATCGGCCGTCGACGGGGGTTGCACCTGTACCGGTCTGGGCCACAGTCGTCGGCCCCATGGGGGACCTACCAGCTGCCCGGCCTGCTCGCCCCGTCGCAGCTAAGCGAGTGGACCGACTCGTGGGGCCGCCCCTTCGCCCTGCTGCGCGTGCCCTCGACCGGCCACTACTCCGTCGTCTTCGCCACCGAGCCGGACGGTGCCTCGCTGGTCGACGCCGAGCAGGTCGACCTGTGGGTCGCGCAGTGGGGGGCCTGGCTGGCGTCCATCGGCTCCGAGGCGGGCCTCGTGGGTGCGAGCGTGACGGTCGAGACGGCACCGGACTCGGGCAGCCGGCTCAAGCAGGAGGTCGAGAAGCAGGCCGCCGCGGACGCGCCAGCCGTCGCCCTCGCCATGCTGTCCGAGGTCGTCACGCGCTACCCGGAGGGTTCGGCCACCATCCGCGCGTGGGTGACCCTCACCTTCTCGGCCGCCCCTCGACCGGGCGCACGCCGACGGACGGCCGCTGAGGTCGGCCGCGACCTCGCCTCCCGCCTGCCGGTCGTCAGTCAGGGGCTGCTCGCCACCGGCGCCGGCGGCGTCCGGCCGGTCGGAGCGCAAGAGCTCTGCGAGTTCGTCCGCGTCGCGTACGACCCGTCGACGGCGCTGACGCTCGACGAGGCGCGCCACGACCGGTCCGTCCCCGAGCTGCGCTGGAGCGACGTCGGGCCGACCGCGACGGAGGCGACCTGGTCGACTTACCGGCACGACAGCGCCGTCTCGGTCACCTGGGCGATGACCGCGCCGCCGCGAGGCGAGGTGTACAGCTCGGTGCTGCACGGCCTGCTCAACCCGCATCCCGACGTGGACCGCAAGCGCGTGACGCTCGCCTTCCGTCCCCTGGACGCCGCCCGCGCGGCGCGCATCGTGGAGATCGACAAGAGAGCCGCCGACTTCCGCGCGACGGTCAGCGACCGCCCGTCCGCACGGGCGATCAGCGAACAGCGCTCCGCCGCCGCCACCGCGGCGGAGGAGGCGCTCGGTGCCGGGCTCGTCGACTTCTCCCTGCTCGTGACGGCCACCGTCGCGGACGAGGACCGCCTTCCCGACGCCATCGCCGCGATCGACATGCTGTCAGCCTCCGCCCGCCTACAACTTCGTCCGATGTACGGCTCGCAGGACGTCGGCTTCGCCGCGTCGCTGCCCCTCGGTCTGGTCCTTCCGGCGCACTCGGCCCTGCCGACCTCGATCCGGAGCGCGCTGTGA
- a CDS encoding ATP/GTP-binding protein, with product MCGLYPFAAGTGSPIVGVPLGQNLISGATVGCDPISWFRRANLIANPSAFVLGLPGLGKSTVVRRMALGLAGYGVLPLVLGDLKPDYLDLITAMGGDVLPLGRGRGHLNVLDPGESTSAARRLTGRAREEVLADAHGRRLTTVSALLTIARTAPPSDREEAILDRALRVLDDRTVDRGAVPVLGDLVEVLRSAPADVRQVALDRGDIDRYRAVTEGLEASLVALVEGGRFGRIFAAPTTAPMRRDRPVAFDVSAIGDGETDLQAAVLLACWSTGFGAINVAHALADAGLEPRRHYFVVLDELWRALRAGRGIVDRVDALTRLNRQRGVGMAMVSHTMSDLLALPSEEDRMKARGFVERAGMVICGGLPSAEIPMLTSAVGMSRAERDLVTSWTTPPSWDSAVGDATTPPGQGKFLIKVGGRPGIPVQVTLTSVEGSLNDTNKKWRAVDPATLRGADSPDGVEVAPAARIDLDAITNPVESVQAMDLVAREQSARSMPDYDAETASLAASSEVST from the coding sequence GTGTGCGGGCTCTACCCCTTCGCCGCGGGCACCGGCTCGCCGATCGTCGGCGTACCCCTCGGCCAGAACCTCATCAGCGGGGCCACCGTCGGGTGCGACCCCATCTCGTGGTTCCGTCGCGCCAACCTCATCGCCAACCCCAGCGCGTTCGTCCTCGGCCTCCCGGGGCTCGGCAAGTCGACGGTCGTGCGACGGATGGCTCTCGGCCTGGCCGGCTACGGCGTCCTGCCGCTGGTCCTCGGTGACCTCAAGCCCGACTACCTCGATCTCATCACCGCCATGGGCGGCGACGTCCTGCCCCTCGGCCGCGGCCGCGGACACCTCAACGTCCTCGACCCCGGCGAGTCGACCTCTGCGGCACGCCGCCTCACAGGTCGGGCGCGGGAAGAGGTGCTCGCCGACGCACACGGCCGTCGCCTCACCACCGTGAGCGCCCTGTTGACCATCGCCCGCACCGCTCCCCCCAGCGACCGCGAGGAGGCGATCCTCGACCGCGCACTGCGCGTTCTCGACGACCGCACGGTCGACCGTGGCGCCGTGCCCGTGCTCGGTGACCTCGTCGAGGTGCTGCGCTCCGCACCGGCCGACGTGCGACAGGTCGCGCTCGACCGAGGTGACATCGACCGGTACCGGGCGGTCACCGAGGGGCTCGAGGCGTCGCTCGTCGCTCTCGTCGAGGGCGGCCGGTTCGGGCGGATCTTCGCCGCGCCGACGACCGCGCCGATGCGCCGCGACCGTCCGGTCGCCTTCGACGTCAGCGCCATCGGCGACGGCGAGACCGACCTGCAGGCCGCCGTCCTCCTCGCCTGCTGGTCGACCGGGTTCGGCGCGATCAACGTCGCGCACGCCCTGGCCGACGCTGGCCTCGAGCCGAGGCGCCACTACTTCGTCGTCCTCGACGAGCTCTGGCGCGCGCTGCGTGCTGGCCGAGGCATCGTCGACCGCGTCGACGCCCTCACCCGACTCAACCGGCAGCGCGGGGTCGGGATGGCGATGGTGTCGCACACCATGAGCGACCTGCTCGCGCTGCCCAGCGAGGAGGACCGCATGAAGGCCCGCGGCTTCGTCGAGCGGGCCGGCATGGTGATCTGCGGAGGGCTGCCGTCGGCGGAGATCCCGATGCTCACCTCGGCGGTGGGCATGTCGCGCGCCGAGCGGGACCTGGTGACGAGCTGGACCACTCCCCCGTCGTGGGACTCGGCGGTCGGCGACGCTACCACCCCGCCGGGGCAGGGCAAGTTCCTCATCAAGGTCGGCGGACGTCCGGGCATCCCCGTCCAGGTCACCCTGACGTCTGTCGAGGGGAGCCTGAACGACACGAACAAGAAGTGGCGCGCCGTCGACCCCGCCACCCTTCGCGGCGCAGACAGCCCCGACGGCGTCGAAGTCGCCCCCGCGGCGCGCATCGACCTGGACGCCATCACCAACCCTGTCGAGTCCGTCCAGGCGATGGACCTCGTGGCCCGCGAGCAGTCGGCGCGGTCGATGCCCGACTACGACGCTGAGACTGCATCACTTGCTGCCTCCTCGGAAGTGTCGACATGA